AATAGAGACGCTCTAGGTCTTAGCCTGACTGCATTAGTTTGATTTGTTACTACTATTCACCTTGTCCTGGGCATTAATGGAGACAAAGGCCTGGAATTACCAGGAGCAGAGATAAACTATGGATTAGAGCCTGTGGGTTTTGAGGGAAAGAGAATTCTATcttagatttttatttccattttcattttgcttgATTTTTCATCAAAGTTAAAGTCCAGTTTTTCCCCAAATATCATATTCTTTCCAAATTACTACCAATTGTAATTCCAAAAAAATGTTACTGATTCATTATCTCCTTTAATAAGGTCAATCTTAACTTATaggattttgttttacttttttatactgaggattgaatccaggggcactttatcactgacctacatccccagttctttttcatttttaataattcatttattattgaattttgagacagggtcctgatatatatttaatatttattttttagttttaagtggacacaatatctttattttatttttatgtggtgctgagaatcgaacccagtgcctcacacatgccaggtgagtgcgctaccatccccagcccagggtcctgatacattgctgaggctagcttcgaacttgtgatccttctacctcagccttcctACTCGCAGAAATTATAGGCGCGTATCACTCTGTCCAGCccttttaggttttttaaaatgattttagggGAAATACAGTAGTAATCTTATATATTATCTTGCTTCTTTAATATTCTTATATATGGTGAATCTGCTTCATAAAAGTTGAACTAAAACTGATATTGTTAttagtattagaaaaaaataaaaggatgtgCACATTACATTTATAGTTACtcctttaatattataaattctgGTGTTACATTaactttttcttacttttaaataaatgtttcagtTATAAAGGTGTTATTGCTATTATcagttatatatatatctttagttATAAACACAATTTATTTCTGCTATAAGTAAacactttatttataaataaatggacTTGAATTTTAGGATTACCCAAATCAGTTACATAAAATTGTTGCTGGAAAATACTGAGATAATAATATTCTGGAGCTACTCTGTTTCTTTAGTCACCAGACTTTTTACAAATATGATAAATGTTATGATTAAATTAGGTGTTAGTTGATCAATGTAATATTATtacatttcttctagattttatatagttttatacaGAATCCGTATACTCTTCAGATCCTAGACAAActaatttctctttgaaaatCCCAATTTATAAAAAGCACTACTTCAAAAAATGTgcaatagttttgttttgtttttggtactggggattgaactcaggggcacttgactactgagccacatcctcagccctattttgtgttttatttagagacagggtctcaccattgctgatgctggctttaaactcttgattctcctgtctcattcctcctgggcatgcaccaccacacgcAGCATGGAATAGTTTCTTGTTCTGTGCaatatttgaaatgttattcTAAACTCCTCAGATATTAAGGAGAAAAAGCTGTAATTCTGACATAGCAAGGTATCAGAAAGATGCAGAACAAATTGTAAAGTATGATCACATCTAGAAAAAgaacagcaaaaacaacaaatgtGTGAgtgtataaatatacacatagatGCTTTTATGATACACAAAAAGACCTTTGAAAACATTTAATGATGGTTATGTGAAGGATGAGGTTTGAGGGAGATTCTATACTGCTTAAATTGTTTTCAGTATATAAAACGTGATttggagaattaaataaaaatttatattacatgACACATTTCTCTCCAACCCATTTCCCCAAGACCTACTCCTGGTGATTTCTAGTATTCCAACTTAATCAAATTTCATTGGAACCTAATGGGGACCAAAGAAGTTTCCCTGAGGAAAAATTTTGACTAATACCAATAATGAAAACAGCTCCTTCTATTGGAAAAAGTGGCCCAGACTACCTTGGAAGATATTTATATGTAACACCTCTTGTCTCCCTGCTATTCTTcgtttcctcctccttccctgtctcACAATAGAACAGAATAAGCACTTTATTGCTGACCAGTTGTTGGGACGCAGAGCTCTGTACTCCAAATGTGTGCTTAATAAGTGAttttaaaagttctaaaattGGGATCATGCTGCTTTCCTCAGACATAATAGACAAActtcctcaaattaaaaaaatacatttttctctctctctccatatctcctagaaaaaaatgtataatggtTACAGATTCAATAATTCCACAAGAACTTTCCACTCTGATCATCattgggagagaggaaggacattgagggaagaaggaaaagggaaacaaGGGAGAATTCAATTTGAATAGACAAAGTTGAAAATGGCTTTCATTGGACAGAGTGGGAATCCTCAagctaatattaaaacaaaacaaaaaccccaacaacAATCACCCACCCATTTAGGTCTTCTATTAACTAGAAAGCAAACACTCAGATTTCCAGGGAAGAGGATTCCCTTCTTTTCACACATCTCCTCTCCCCATCTTTAAATGGCAGGTACAATGGTAAaatgggaaatgaaaagaaagtgttttttttcccatttagaaaGTGCCCTGATTTTTTCAGTGACTATGTCAGAGCACATACAAAAGGCAGGCCAGTTATCCTACCTTCTCAGTCAATATAACATTATAACAAAATGTACAACTGATTGGAAATCATTTAACAGGCTATAGATAATAGCCAGATAATCACTGTCACTTAAAGGAATGAACGTAGAGCACAACATTAAATGAACAAGAAGACTTTGAAAATTTTGCATTTGTAGCTTAATTCTTTTGTTCAGTGCACTATCAATGGTGTGAATATGACAGCTGATGCTTTTATATATCTCTGCTTTGACATAAtgattccctttttaaaaatgtagcacCTGGCATGTTATAaggatttattttgatatatggtGAGAAATTCTCACTGCCGAATCTATAAATCAAGAGAAACTGAAATGAGTGAGACTTAGAGAATCAAAGgttgtgttttctttcatatgtggaagatacagagagaaaaagaggaaaaggaatatcataaaaatagaagggagaccagcagGGTAGAGAAAGGAAGTtagaggaagggaggaatggaggggcAAGGAGAAATCCTGGGAATTAAATTGGTCAgattatgtgcatatacaaatatgccacaataaaacccattattctgtaaaattattatgcaccaataaaaaagacacACATAAGATTCatgaataaatcatattttataatatggtTAAGCATAATCATGTTTCAAATGTGTTTGAAGAAAACTAATTGAAGTAGATTGGATTATTTTACTTGAAATACTCTGTAAATGGAATCCAGCTTGTGGAATTAGTCAGGAGTTTACTGATTTTAGCATACTAATTTATCAGATTAACTTTGCTTACTTACAAAATAGCTagcttttctgaaaatttttattaaaatatataggaaagGTCTTTTATTGTAACTAACAGTGTCCAAATATAATGTGTACCATGCTATAATCATAATTATTTAcaatacattttggaaaaaaaggataatatttagactaaatgcaggaaaaaaaacattacatttttaacacttgatatttgcatttatttctcatgATCTGCAATTGGAAGATAATTTCACATGTTTAGTTTTCTACCTATTCCAGGAGATttgtgttgaaattttttttcgcCATTAGAAACTGTGATTCTCTATGGGATCTCTTCAGTTTTGCACGCCGATTTTGGAACCAAAtctaaaattaaggaaaaataagatGGGTCtcagaaacattattttattattattaatatttcaatcATCACAAGTAACAACTAAATTTGAAAATTACCTGGATTCTGTCTTCTTCAAGGTTCAATTTTTGAGCTAAGTCTTCTCTGATATCAATGCCAGGATAGCAGTTTACTCTAAAGACATTTTCCAATACTTCaatctagaataaaaaaaaaattctttaaaatgttgataTTCCATAAGTCACCAAAATGGGCTTTTAATTTGTATAACAAAATAAATGCCCTCAATCTTTGGGCAACTAATTTAAATACCGCTTTTAAAGTAATTATCCAGAAACTGTTAAAATATGATAGTCTATTGTTTCATTAACAAGGCTTCTAAAACTGTGATCCCAAAGTGAATGAATAGCCTTTTGCTCAAGGGAACAGCAGCTAAAGCCTTTGTATTACCATTAATGGATGAAAACACTTCCCACCTGGTTTTGGGTAAAAGCAGTTCTAGGTCTTCGGCCTCTATACCAACTCAACTCTTTTTTCAAAGATAATCTTTCTGAGGCTGAAAagtaattttcatatttcaaagcTCTTTCTTCTGGCATTAGGTGATCCACCATACAAGGAAACGAGATCCCATTGGGAAGACTCGAGCCGTGACATAGGTTAGCatctttctctaaaatcagaaaaataaaccCCATCCAATACTATGTTCCACAAAGTTCTATAAGAAGTAATTTCAGTAActtgtctttaattttcttagtgGAATCCTGGGTTTCACAAAAGAACTGCCCCCTCATTAACTCAAAAGCCAGAATGAAGATCCTGCCTTGGTGACAGagagcattttgtattttattatttatttttcagtgtataTAGGTATAGACTATCTAATGAGtcaaataaacaaattttctGAAGTAAATGCAGACTTTTAGCATTGCCTGTGAGTGAACTTATACCCACTAAGATCTAAGGCATTTTTATTTCCAATAGGACTCAGATGGAAGCATTACAAGCGCTAGATGCTTCAGCTATATCATGAGTGAAATCATAGTTTCTAACTGTATGCAGTGTGAAATAAAGGACAAACTAAAActcaaatgaaattaaatattaagtacTGGCATACCTGAGGAGTTGCAGGTGTCTGCCCAGGGCCTGTGAGGTTTCACGGATGGAACACAATCTTTCTTCTGGTCCAGTCCTAAAATGCTCTCAATTGAAAAGGAACAAGGTGAGGGTTTGCTTTCCCTAAGCTGAGCACCTTCCTGAAGGCTGGGAGACATCCTCTCATGGGCTACAGAGCAAAAGCTCTGGTCTTTCTGATGGCTTGGCCCCACGCGTACAGGGCTGGAATCTTCCTGCAGCTCAACTTATAGCTCCGCTGACAAGGGGGCTGGATTTAGAACGTCACTAATTAAAATCTTGTTTTAGAAAGTTTTAGCATGTCAATGAACTCTTGCCCAGCCAGCAGCTTAAGGAGTTAATTGTTTATTCGTTTGCAAGTAATTAGCAACTAATGGCTACACCAGGGGGGCCACCTACAGGGACAAAAAGTGTTATCTCTCCTAAGCAGAACACAGATTTAACTTTCTTGAAAGAAGTGATGCAGGAAAATAGCCCTCCTCTTTTATTTGAAATCATTAATGTATAAAATCATGCTTTATATTCTGAAGTTTATACTTCCATGGACTCCAGTTACTTAAACATACAGGCAAGATAGGAGAGCAGTCAAGTaataaataatctaatttaagtgaattttcttccaaggaaattggaaaaaataataatctcttaATACTATTACAGTAATTCTGATGAAAATGCCTGTTTTTCATATGCATATGTAATAGTGAATGTTGTCAATGAAAACACAATGGTATTTGGAGTGCAGCATACTGGAAAAGGTTGGCAAAGTTATTAATACTGAGTGTAATTGTCTTCCAAGTGCTTGGATTAATTCATAGGAACAGTTGCaccaagtattttaaataattaatgggCTAATTCCTTTCCTTCATCTCTTCTTTTAAACAAGAGAGATACAAGTTTATACAAAGATTCATATGTTACTACTTCCAAGCAATTTAGAAGCACTACTATTCAAACTAAAGAGAATAATTTCTCTCCCTAACATGGTTGtttcaaagaaaagaacataGTTAACTGTTCTGTGAGGCTGATGATTGAAACCCAgggccagggccttgtgcatgctaggcaagtgctttaccactgagctattccccaGGCCCAGTTAActatactttctttaaaaaaaaaaaaaaaaattccctcttttctctcttttggtgttggggatcaaacccaaggcctagCATGCTAAGCAGacattctaccagtgagctatatttCTTGCTCTGTTGATCTTTTGAGGGACTGGGGTCAAGAGATTTCAGGAAGATGATAaggcttattaaaaaaaatcaaaaaacaaaaatgtaagaatagaatattttaatttcatgatcccaagaaaacttgaaaagaaaattatagctgCTAATTTGGAAAGATTTTGAGGTGGTTCTTCTCCCAAAAAGGCATAATAGTTAATAATCTTATATTCTGCTCTTCTTCCATTACCttcttttttagagaaagagagaattttttaaataattattttttagttttcggcggacacatcattgtttgtatgtggtgctgaggatcgaacctgggccgcacgcatgacaggtgagcacgctaccccttgagccacatccccagcccttctagtACCTTCTTGAAGATAAATTTAAGGGCAGAGCTTAGTCCATCATTTAAAAGACTATCAGACTTTtcttcaggaaagagaaaaggcagtCTTCACTTACAGACGAAATAGCCTCCATAAGATGGGGCTCAACTTCATCAGATTTTATCCTATCATATCACAAATATTAAGCTAAATTCCTTATGCAAGCTGTGGGGTTGAACAAAGGATCTCACACATACAAAACATCAACAGGCACACAGAAGAATGGgtttatacacatacatgtaaaatCATTCTGAGGATGTATAAACCAGTAAACATCTTGTGAAGATTTTGTATGTGTCTTAAATAGACTGTGCCAAGGTGGGGGTGACCTTAATCTGGGAAGACTTGGAGGAAGAGAGAACTCAAAATTTTCCcagatttctttctcttcttgagacattcattcattccacaactGGTTGAACAAAttgtaccagaaaaaaatagaatagaatccTTGCCTTCATTAAATGCGCAATGGTTCTGGGTGGTGTGGGAGCTGGCAGACAGGCAACAAAcaataattatatgtaaattgTTTGGTAGGTTAGCCAAGAATAAGCATGAGAAAAGGAAACAGGTGAGCCAGGTAAGATGGATCATTACCAGGAGGTGGAGGGGTCGATGCTTGGGCAGGCTTCACTGAGACCCTCATACCTCAGGTTAGTGCCTCAGAGGAACAAGGCACAAGTAAGCTGTAGCGGATGGTAAAGCAACTTCACTTCCTAATTGCTTCTGTATTAACAAGGACATTCCAACATTTTTATTCAGCTTGAACTGATTTTATTTGGAATTAAAACACTCTTTTACATATGAATgagtagataaaaataaaaggtcgGAAAGAATTTTTTCTTATATGCTCACAGAATGGATTTTTATAGGGTGCTTAAGATGTGCCAGACACTATTATAGGTGCTTGTGTTCCGTGATGAACACAATATGGTAATTTCAGAGAATGATAAACACATTGAACAGAAGTAAACAAGGTAATGATGAGGGGCAGATGTCTTTAACCATGGTGAGGTGGTCAGTGGCCCAGGAAGGCTTGTTCAAAGAAGTGACATTTTACCTAAAGCTGAGAATGGGAGTGAGCCAGTATGCTAAGAACCTGGAAAAGCACGGCAGCCAGAGGGAATAATAAGTACAAAGGTCTTGCAGTTGAAAAACACTTGGAatatttgaggaagaaaaaggaagtagGTGGAGTGGAGTTAGTAATTCCAGATGCTTTCAGAGAGCTTGGCCAGGCTTAATAATGGATGGGCTTCATGGTGCAAAGGGAAGTCAGGGAGGGTCTGAAGCTGGAAGTGATatataggatatatttttaaaatcacacactGGGTCTGGGAGTgtacatagctcagtgatagaattcTTTTCCTAGTTTGTGCAATACCTGGGTTTGGTGGCCAGcgctgaggaaaaaaaacaaaaaacttcattCTGGTTACTATATGGAAAGGCAAGAGGGGAACAAGACTAGAGTTTATTTATCCAACATGTATTTACTGAGCATACattatgtgctaggcaaggtGTGAAGAGTAGAGTGGTAAAAACAATTGTTTATAGAGGCTAGAGATGATGACCCTTAAATAAAAGGGTAACACTGAGTTTGGAGAGACATGTAATTTATTAAGAAGTTGTAGGATTACTGAATAATTGAGTAACTGGTTCCAATTCTTCAAtcttaatgatatatatatatatatatatatatatatatatatatatatatatatatacacacacacacacacacacacacacacatacatc
This genomic interval from Marmota flaviventris isolate mMarFla1 chromosome 1, mMarFla1.hap1, whole genome shotgun sequence contains the following:
- the Hesx1 gene encoding homeobox expressed in ES cells 1, which encodes MSPSLQEGAQLRESKPSPCSFSIESILGLDQKKDCVPSVKPHRPWADTCNSSEKDANLCHGSSLPNGISFPCMVDHLMPEERALKYENYFSASERLSLKKELSWYRGRRPRTAFTQNQIEVLENVFRVNCYPGIDIREDLAQKLNLEEDRIQIWFQNRRAKLKRSHRESQFLMAKKNFNTNLLE